Genomic window (Zymoseptoria tritici IPO323 chromosome 1, whole genome shotgun sequence):
GCTGGGATCTCGAGACGAACAAGGTCATTCGACATTACCACGGCCATTTGTCTGGTGTTTACACAATGAGTTTGCATCCCACCCTGGACGTGCTATGTACAGGTGGTCGAGATGGTGTGGTCAGAGTCTGGGACATGCGGACGAGGTCGAACATTCACGTACTCAGCGGCCACAAGGGGACCGTGTCAAGCATCGTGACCCAGGCCACCGATCCCCAAGTCATCTCCGGCAGTCTCGACAGCACTGTTCGCATGTACGACTTGGCAGCCGGCAAGACGATGGGAGTCCTCACCCACCACAAGAAGGGCGTGCGTTCTCTGGTCACGCATCCTACCGAGTTCACATTTGCTTCTGCCTCTCCAGGTCAAATCAAGCAATGGCTGTGTCCGAAGGGAGACTTCATGATGAACTTCGAAGGCCACAACAGCGTCATCAACACACTGTCCGTCAATGAAGACAACGTGCTCTTCAGCGGAGGCGACAATGGAAGCGTGTCCTTCTGGGATTGGAAGACAGGCCACAGATTTCAGCATGAGGACAGTGTCGCTCAACCCGGATCTCTTGACGCAGAAGCGGGCATCATGACCAGCACGTTCGACCACACAGGACTGCGGCTGATTACTGGTGAGGCGGACAAGACGATCAAAGTGTGGAGGCAGGATGAGAATGCGACTGAGGAGACACATCCGCTGGACTGGCGGCCGACTCTCGGCAGGCAGAAGTTTTAGTTGTGTGAACACTTAGCGCTCGTTCAATTGATGCGATGCATACCGTTCGGCTGCGAAGATTCTTCAGCCTCCGAATCCAAGCCCTCGACATTCCTCATCTTCTCTCAACGCGCCGCgaacatcttcctctcccacccCTAGCCTGACTCTTCCCACCCTGTCACCGTGTCTGTTTTCCACGCCAACGATGCCCGCCTCAGCCAGCTCCTGCGCCGCAGTGCCAAATGCCAAAACTCTTGGTGCACGCTCGatgtccttcttcgcagcttGCCTTCCCTTTCTTGAAGGCGTCATTGACAATGCGCCAGTCAGCTCCTCATCATTCTGTTGCTCGCTGACAGAGTCTGGCGTCAGGAGATGTGTTTCCACATTCTTGTTTTGTGCCGTCAGGCCCATGCGCatggcttcttcgacgacatcggcGAGTGTGGACTCCGTGATGCCTGTCCGCCGAAGCCTGGCAAGTAAAGCTGCGAGAAAGAGCTTGCTCGCCAAGGGGAGGGACCGAAGATGAGCGGCCAGAGGAGTTGAAGTCGCCTCGTTTATGGCACGCTTGATGGTGGCAATTGTGACGATACCCTTCTTTGAAGACGAAGCCGCGGCCGCGGCGGGCTTCTGCTTCCCCGGAGTCTTGCTGGGTGTGTTAGGTGGCTGGTTCTCCTTGCCGGATACCTCCTCTAGGCTTTCCTGCTCTGCGATCTCCACTGCTCTTCTACATACATCCAGCGCTCTGCGAGCGTCGCCCGAGACGGCAGCGACTTTTCGACTAGCGAATTGAACGGCATCCGACTCCACGATGACATTGCCGACGCCTTCAAGTCGACTTTGAATGATCGCCATGAGCTGTGTGTGAGTATAGCCTGGGAATGTTATTCGAGCCAGGCCCAATCTGCTGGAGATTTTGTTGGAGAGCGTGCGTTCTGGCAGATCCATGGTGTTGGCGACCGCGAGAACGATCAGTCGAGAGTGGCGTAATTGCGGCCAGTTGAAGAAATTGTACATCACTCCTTGGTTTCTGGTCACCAGCTGGTCGAGCTCATCCATCAGCACCACACAGGGCACTCGTCGCGGACTGGGAGTTGTGAATTCGCGCTCGAGGAGCTCCAATGCATGTGCTGAGGAGACCCGATCGCCCTTTAGAGCTTCCCATAGCAGACTGTACGATTGATGCGGATCGGTGACTTTCATTCCGTTGATCTCGACAAAGTAGAAGTCGTCAAGTTGCTCTTCCGCTACTGCTGCTTGTAGACTGGCAACGACTTCTCGTACTGTTGCGGTCTTTCCAGTCCCGGGCGTGCCAGATATGTAGATACATGAACCAGTGCCTGCAGCGATGGCCGCCTCAAGATGTGAGTACACAGTGTCGAATTCGTTCTCTCGGCAAGGGAGTGCGTGAGGTACTGCAGAGACATGCAACGTAGATCTCGCAAGTTGGTAAGGCGATGCTTGTGTCTGTCCTGGAGAAAGAACTCGCGTCCCGAGCGGGGTGAATTCCAGCGGCTTTTTGGTAACAATCTTCCGTCCTGATGGAGTAAGGAATTTCCGAGGAGTAAGCTGCTTGGCTTTCGAAGGAGTTGGAGTTGCAGATGTGAGCTTGCGTTTCTTGCGGGGAGTTGCTGGTCCATCAaaatcatcatcatccataACGAAGTCGTCCAGCATCTGCTCTTTCCTTGTGGCTCTTCTCCGTCGAGTCTTGACCGTCTGTGACTCAACAAGCTCCAGTAGACTGTCCATGTCGTCTTTGCCCTTGTATACATCCTCCCAAATGAAGGGTTCCGTATATGTAGCTGTCCTCGTAGCAACGCCTCTCCTGCATGTGAACGTCTTGCCATAGTACTTGTTGTTGCGCGGTATCTTGCCCGTCGGATAAAGCTTGTTGAATCTCTCCTCCGAAAGCACTTGCGCCTTGCCATTGATCGTCGATAGAGCATTCTGATCCGATGTGACTGTCATGTATAATTCATTTTGCAGGAAGTCCGTTCGCTTGTTCTTGCTCCTGATCTCTTTCTCCGAGGCGAACCAAAGCATGGTCGCTTGCTTCTCCATGACCacctcgccatcctcctcctcgatttcgCCCTCGGTAAATTCGTGTAGGATCGCGACCCAAGCCTCGTTGTTTGAGGGAGCCTTCAGTAAGACCGTATCTCCCAAGCGACATTCGAAGCTGCCCATGCGTGCTCCCACGATTGTGCCCTTCTTGCTTCCATTTTCATAAATCCACTCCCAAGGATGGTCTTCCAGTCCAAGCTCATCGTCGGAGTCCTCCCTTACCACTCCGCCAGACAGGATGTGTCTGGCCTGTTCgatcttcgtcctcttctttcTGAGTGGCATGATGGATTTGCAAAAGGTTGGTGGAATGGTCGTTCTACCGAGTCTGCGATCCTCGGACTAATCTTCTCGAAGTGGAGCACGCGTAAAGTGGAAGTCACGATCTCACGTGTCCACGCGCGGGGAAGGATCAAGACTAAGGTACCTTACCTACCACTTCACTTTCTCTCCTTTACTTCCCTCTTACTATTGCGTTACGAGGTGAGGCCGAAGAGAAGCGCTGGTCACGGAGGAGAACGAATCCACTCAAAGAGCAGCGATGAACTGGCAGGACACGTCACGATGGCCGACTCAACTGGTGCAACAATCAGGTCGTTCATCGAGGCACTCTTCGAACCGCTTCCACTGTCTGCGGTGACAAGCACTCCCACTCTGAGGCAAGAAAGGTAGGTACACTTCAGCGTCGGCATCTGCATGCACTCTGCAGGCGTCCACTAGCTATGAACATGCGGACGTACATCGCGGTGGTCACGCGATTCCCCTCTGTTTTCCGTCCCTCTGTTTTCCGTAAATTATGATTCACTACCTTATTTATTTACCTTACTGCCCGCGCAAACTTGAAGATTCGCGCTGTTTATCGGGTGCGGATTGTTTGTTGCTAATTTCCTTGCTCCTGCCGCAAACACTCCAGCCAAGCAAAAGTTCTCCGCGTCGTCGTTCTTGTTTATTGATCAATCTGGTCGAGCGCATACCCCAAAACATCGCCTCACACTGTCGTCAAAATGGAGGAGGATTATGAATTGGCCAACGCCCGAGCATGGGACACCTCATTGAGAGATACTGCCCCGCAGCCGGAGAACGATGATGGAAATGGCTGGCAAGTAGCGAGTCGGAAAAAACCGGTCGCGCAGCCAAGTTCGCAGCAGAATCGCCAAAACCCGCCAGCCTCCCATCCACAACAACCTCGTCAAGCCCAGTCTGCGCACCAGCGACATCCCATCACCGCCCACAGCAACAACTGCGGTGGTCCTATCATTTCCGCCCAAAGGCCACCTGCATACGATGCGTCGCGACGGGAGCCTGGAAAATCAGCCAACACCACTGGTCACCATCAGGGACATGCCTTCGGCCAGCCTAGTGGCCCCAAGCCAGTCAAGAAGATCGTGCCCTTGAGTATTGAGCCAGAAAACATCAGTCCAGCACAGCAATCGTGGAGACGACAAGAGCCGCCCGTCGACAATGTACGCATTCCCGCAGATGTTGCCGTTCAAAATGCTACTTGGAAGTCTATCGCAGTGGGACATGGCACGTTTATGCATACCTCCGATGTGAAGGTCGGAATTGGCAGTGGCTCGTGGACCTTTGGCATCTGGGGCGAACCATCGGCAGTCGCTGCCACAAAGGCCTCGATCATCGCTTACGTTGAAGAGACTGGAGCGTCCGAGAAGCCAAGCTTGTCCCGCAAGTTTGCTAAGACAGTCTCCTTGACACCAGTACTTGAGAAACGTTGGCAACGGGCAGTCCTCGCTGAGCGCTATAGGCAGTTTCCTCCTGGGGACATCAGCTTTGGGTAAGTCGACTGCAAGGATGCGATGAACCTCACAACTGACGATGATTATGAATACAGGGCGATTGGCAACTTTCACTGGCCAATCGAGGAGTATCGGCCCGAAGAAGTGCTCGGCCAAAGCTTGGAGGCGCTGGATCCAATCCGCATGGAACACTCATGTTACGTTGTCAAAGCAGAACGTGGACAACATGTTTTGCAAGTCATGGGCGACGATCGCGGCGTCAGGCATGCATTGAAAGCATTGAAGACCACCTGCTTCCAGATTGCGGCGCGAAACTTAGAGCCAGTGCGTCTTCACCTTATTCGGTGGCCTTGCAACTCGCGAGGCACGCACGTCTACCTCGAGACCTACCGAGATCCGCATGTAATTGCACCACCGCGGATGATTCAACAGGAGTCTAGCCGGTCGCCTCGGGTCGAAGGATGTGCAGCGGGTGCAGCAGATTTTGAGATTGCTCGCGTGAGCACTTTGCTCAGTATCGAGCGTGCGCGATCGTCAATTGAAAGCACCGTCGGCAAGATCGCCTGCCTGCAGGGCGGCGTCAACTTTCGAATTCGGCTCGGCGTCTTCCTGTTGACACAATACAAACAGTTGCAAGAGGACGACATGTACGAACTGTCAGAATACGAAAGCATGACTTCGCAGAGTCAGTTCAAGGCCAGAACGACGGAAGAGTAAGTTGCTGTCCGTCCATCCTTGCACTATTTCGCTAACCAATGCAAGAATCGGAGATTTGCATGCCGAGCAGAATGCACTGGCGGCCCTTCAAAAGGCAGACGATATGCTCACGCCACAGGATGCTTTGCAGCACGATCTCGCAGCTGTGGCGCCAGTTTTCTCAGCAGATTTTGTTTTCCAGAACGATGCTGGTGACTTGCATCTAGCGATGACTTGGCACATCGCAGTGGATAGCGACGAGAACAAACCTGAGCTGGAGGTGGGAAAGAAGCAATGGACCCGTCTCGACGTTGATTCTGGAAATGCGACCAAGCTACTCGACGTTAGCCTGACTGATCTCCAGAACGGGTCAGCATGGAGCTTTGAACTGTCAACAGAAAAGCCCGTGTCTGAAGATAAGCTGCCACGAAGTCTGGTCAAATTCGCACAAAGCGCTCACATCTCGCGGGACGCTCTCAAACGACAGGACACTATGCGACCTTTCGTGGTTTACACTCCACATTCAGCCATGCGCTGGATGCGCGAGAGGACAGAATACCGGTACGGCATCATTGGCACCGACTATACTCTTGAACTGTCAAAGTACCAAGTGAAGGACCTCACACCTGGCCAAGAACACCGGATTTTCGAGCCGAGATGGAGCCTGGACGTGTATCGCACTGCATGGGATACAAACCTTGCTCACAATCAGAACCTCCGAATAGGTGAGACGGCATCCTGGACCAGCGACATGAAGGAGTGGTTTCCGAGAGATATTGGTGGTCCAGACGCTGATGCTGAAGAAGATGCGGCTGGAGTTGATGGCTTCATGCAACTGATGAAGAAGCTGGAAAGAGTGGAAGCGCTGTTCAGGGGGTTGTCCGAGGACGGTGTATGAGAGAGGAGCTCATGTGAGAGGAGGCTGTAGACGTGGAGAGCCACCTTGTGCCAGCTGTGTGCATTTCACAAAGAGCTGGACCTGGCGACTTCCGATGGATCTGGTAACGTACCATTCAGACAGTCCCATGATCATGATCTTGTATGATTTAGGTCAACCTCAGTCTCATCGTAGAGATAGAAGAAGCATTTCAATAGAACCGAAGTCAAAGACCGTACCGGGTATTTCGGATGCTGCCGGCGGGAGGTTTACCCGGAGACGCAACGGCGCTGCAGGGCAAAATGTCCTCAAGCTCGACCGTTCCCACTTttatcatcatcatcaggaGCTCTTCTACCGTCTCACATCTTCCCCACACTCTTTCACGTTCGAGCCTCGACCTCAGTCCTCCCATAGCGGCAGCATACTCCAGACGGACCATCGGTGAGTGTTGTCAACTGCCGGGAAGTCCCTTCTTGTTCTCTGCGACATACCCCTGACCGTCAAAAAGCAGCTCCTCCATCAGCGCTCTCAACGCGTAACATATACACCACCAGCTATCCCCAGCAAATCTCGATCGCATACCATCACCGAACACACCTCGCAGAAATGCGCGTCTCAACCTTCGTCCTCGCGCTTCCTGCGCTCGCCGCCGCTCAGCAGCAAATCCCGCTAGTCGACCAAGTCAAAGGATGGTTCGCAAAGGCCACCGAGTCGCTCAACGCCGTCGTGTCATCTGCCAGCGAGTCCGTCTCTGTGAAAGTCCCGAATCCCGTGGCATCCGGCGCCGCCAAAGTGGCAACGTTGAAGGTGGAGAGAATTGGACTCGACAACCACAACGAGGTGATCAAGCCGGACAACCCCAGCTCAAGCACTGGCATTGAGACCTGGTTAGTTTATGTCCATGGTGGAAACAAAACCTGCTTTGGCATGTGCGGATCCGCCGAAACGGCATTCAACGAGAGCGTGGTACTCTTGGCCGCATCGCCGAACCCACCCAAGCTCGCCAGGATGGATTGTGAGACGGATCCGGTCCTTTGCAATGCTTGGGCCATCAGCCCGCCACAGATTGTCCACATCCAGCTCCCGCAGCCTCTCGCCGACCAGTCGACTCCAGCGACCACTGTACGCTCCATCCCGTTGAATCGCACCACCGTGGCCGCGACTCAAATCGCTGCCATCCACCTCGAGGACAAGTACCTCGAGACCACCCCCTACGAAGGACTTTTCCACCCATTCGATGGCCAGCTCGCGAAGCTTGGCCTCAACATCCCATTCGGCTACTTGATGTGGGGTTTCTCTCTCGTCCCGTCGTGGGCGCTCATGATCGGCATTTCATTCATCAGCAGGACCTTCATGTAAGTTTGGTGAGACTTTTCGCAGAAATCCATTTGCTGACAGCGTTCTGCAGGGGCCGAAAAATGGCCGGTCCAGCTCCTCCGGCCGCCGGTGCTCCAGCTCCTGCTGCGGCGCAGTAGCGGAGATGTTGAGAAGAGGTGAAGAGTTGGATATACCCTTGCCATCATTACGCCGATTTGCGGCATTCACGATGAGATTTGCCAT
Coding sequences:
- a CDS encoding origin of replication binding protein (ORIGIN OF REPLICATION BINDING PROTEIN), encoding MPLRKKRTKIEQARHILSGGVVREDSDDELGLEDHPWEWIYENGSKKGTIVGARMGSFECRLGDTVLLKAPSNNEAWVAILHEFTEGEIEEEDGEVVMEKQATMLWFASEKEIRSKNKRTDFLQNELYMTVTSDQNALSTINGKAQVLSEERFNKLYPTGKIPRNNKYYGKTFTCRRGVATRTATYTEPFIWEDVYKGKDDMDSLLELVESQTVKTRRRRATRKEQMLDDFVMDDDDFDGPATPRKKRKLTSATPTPSKAKQLTPRKFLTPSGRKIVTKKPLEFTPLGTRVLSPGQTQASPYQLARSTLHVSAVPHALPCRENEFDTVYSHLEAAIAAGTGSCIYISGTPGTGKTATVREVVASLQAAVAEEQLDDFYFVEINGMKVTDPHQSYSLLWEALKGDRVSSAHALELLEREFTTPSPRRVPCVVLMDELDQLVTRNQGVMYNFFNWPQLRHSRLIVLAVANTMDLPERTLSNKISSRLGLARITFPGYTHTQLMAIIQSRLEGVGNVIVESDAVQFASRKVAAVSGDARRALDVCRRAVEIAEQESLEEVSGKENQPPNTPSKTPGKQKPAAAAASSSKKGIVTIATIKRAINEATSTPLAAHLRSLPLASKLFLAALLARLRRTGITESTLADVVEEAMRMGLTAQNKNVETHLLTPDSVSEQQNDEELTGALSMTPSRKGRQAAKKDIERAPRVLAFGTAAQELAEAGIVGVENRHGDRVGRVRLGVGEEDVRGALREDEECRGLGFGG